One window of Micropterus dolomieu isolate WLL.071019.BEF.003 ecotype Adirondacks linkage group LG13, ASM2129224v1, whole genome shotgun sequence genomic DNA carries:
- the LOC123982023 gene encoding uncharacterized protein LOC123982023: MATNTNISSKYGHITCKVLKHSGSPTVYQLTPKEDKIVNLRRRTLGKRNLNKINKTILLVGETGAGKSTLINTLVNYAMGVKWEDDVWFKIVEEEKRSQSQSQTSDVIVYQVFGFEGETLPYSLTIIDTPGYGSTRGTEQDVIVGQRLLDLFRSKDGVHEVNAVGLVLKATENRLSDRQTYIFDSVASLFGKDMEKNIVALITHSNGRTPKNVLKALEDANIKCARNEKNQPVYFLFDNCQDEGRTDDIEDLQHADKITTRGMSQFTEFLDRSVPQKLETTVQVLNERIRLTACIHTLQERFKFTEQKQKEIQPIQEALKKHEEEMKRNEEFTVEVDEVYKDKERIEGGMWGLFFYEGAVCCTVCEENCHYPGCTVSWYPEHCEVMKGGRCTSCTRKCPVSDHVKEKWIYVTKTRKVQKTLKDMKEKYERGKAGCEETTSLLDNLQKEINRLEAEKEKCLDEAYQHVVELDQIALNVDSLSTYVHLDFLIEKMNEKGDTEKVQKLEEMKSRVSKVVQIGKKYAGDNFSKLFKRKNDDKKGTEV; this comes from the coding sequence GAACACTAAcatctcatccaaatatggccACATCACCTGCAAAGTTCTGAAACATTCGGGATCTCCTACTGTCTACCAGCTGACACCAAAAGAAGATAAGATAGTAAATCTAAGAAGAAGAACTCTTGGGAAAAGAAATTTGAACAAGATAAACAAAACCATCTTGCTTGTGGGGGAAACAGGAGCAGGAAAATCTACTCTGATCAACACTCTGGTCAACTACGCCATGGGAGTGAAGTGGGAGGACGATGTCTGGTTTAAGATCgtagaggaggagaagagaagtcAGTCACAGAGTCAGACATCAGATGTGATCGTGTACCAGGTCTTTGGTTTTGAAGGTGAAACTCTGCCCTACTCTCTGACCATCATCGATACTCCTGGATATGGAAGCACCAGAGGAACTGAACAAGATGTTATTGTTGGTCAAAGATTATTAGACTTGTTCCGCTCAAAAGATGGAGTTCATGAGGTTAATGCAGTGGGTCTGGTGCTGAAAGCAACTGAGAATCGACTGAGTGACCGACAGACATACATCTTTGATTCAGTGGCGTCTCTGTTTGGAAAAGACATGGAGAAGAACATTGTTGCTCTCATCACACACTCAAACGGAAGAACTcctaaaaatgttctgaaagcTCTCGAAGATGCAAATATTAAATGTGccagaaatgaaaagaatcagcctgtttacttcctgtttgaTAACTGCCAGGATGAAGGCAGGACAGACGACATAGAAGACCTTCAACATGCAGATAAAATAACAACCAGAGGAATGAGTCAGTTCACAGAGTTTCTGGACAGAAGTGTTCCTCAAAAGCTGGAGACAACTGTGCAGGTTCTGAACGAGCGAATCAGACTGACAGCCTGCATCCATACCCTGCAAGAGAGATTTAAGTtcactgaacaaaaacagaaagaaatccAACCGATTCAGGAAGCTCTGAAGAAACatgaagaagagatgaagagaaatgaAGAATTCACTGTAGAAGTTGATGAGGtctacaaagacaaagaaagaattGAAGGTGGGATGTgggggttgtttttttatgaaggAGCTGTCTGCTGTACAGTCTGTGAGGAGAACTGTCACTATCCTGGATGCACTGTGTCCTGGTATCCTGAACACTGTGAGGTCATGAAAGGTGGTCGCTGCACTTCATGTACCAGGAAGTGTCCTGTATCAGATCATGTGAAAGAAAAGTGGATCTATGTGACCAAGACAAGGAAAGTTCAGAAGACCCTGAAAGACATGAAAGAGAAGTATGAAAGAGGTAAAGCAGGATGTGAGGAGACAACAAGCCTTTTGGATAATCTTCAAAAAGAGATTAATAGACTTGAAGCTGAAAAGGAAAAGTGTCTGGATGAGGCCTACCAGCATGTTGTCGAACTGGATCAGATCGCCCTTAATGTTGATTCACTGTCCACTTATGTCCACTTGGACTTCCTGATTGAGAAGATGAATGAGAAAGGAGACACAGAGAAGGTCCAGAAACTGGAAGAGATGAAAAGTCGAGTCAGTAAAGTTGTCCAGATTGGGAAGAAGTATGCTGGTGATAATTTTTCCAAATTgtttaaaagaaagaatgatGACAAGAAGGGCACCGAGGTCTAG